A stretch of the Neptunomonas phycophila genome encodes the following:
- a CDS encoding putative bifunctional diguanylate cyclase/phosphodiesterase has translation MRYSHTLPIKVLVYCPDSSATAHLTSLLQSPTIHTQIVQSLTAVRRSLIQDSVNLLLIYDTPDNALADGAFFYQEIIDSAKPVVLVQPSISHHDGQRLLEASFADYISLNGLTQEALMRSFRLLTQAHIKEAEIHYLKETDWLTRVQNRTSFYNTLTKLINNQQVKGGATALVTVDIDNFHGFNQRMGNAAGDSIIRSLCHRLLICALNNPVYRIGGDEFAIILDVNDKTQTTAEIQKLISSLIDTLRPAFQLHGEEHILGVSIGVSVAPKHGKNPDTLLNHANQARARAKHKHGCSYSIYEPKKDPKPVFDGLIESDLWAALKYEQFALYYQPRVDLQTGAVVGAEALMRWHHPSHGLIMPTDFIPLSEKTGQIVPMGFWAIQQAGRDLKTLEKAGCYLDKLGINLSFRQFQNDYLARTIQRIIARDNIDTQVLEFELTESSLFSNDEHVRHSIEELCKTGIEFSLDDFGTGYSSFALLQKLPVSTLKIDRSFIANLPHNNDDVEIVRAIISLAHNLSMTVIAEGVETKEQLDCLKAHQCDQVQGFYYSQPVTLPHLISMINGRSIALL, from the coding sequence ATGCGATATTCACATACTCTCCCTATCAAAGTTCTGGTTTATTGCCCTGATTCCTCGGCTACAGCGCACTTAACCAGTTTATTGCAGTCGCCCACTATTCACACCCAAATCGTTCAGTCTCTCACGGCGGTTAGGCGCTCACTTATCCAAGACTCAGTCAACTTGTTACTGATCTATGATACACCCGACAATGCCCTAGCTGACGGCGCTTTTTTTTATCAAGAGATTATCGATTCGGCAAAGCCTGTGGTTCTTGTGCAACCATCTATATCTCATCACGATGGTCAACGGTTATTAGAAGCCTCTTTTGCTGATTACATATCCCTCAACGGCCTTACGCAAGAAGCACTTATGCGTAGCTTTCGCTTGCTCACTCAAGCACATATAAAAGAAGCAGAAATACATTACTTAAAAGAGACCGATTGGCTGACACGTGTTCAAAACCGCACTAGCTTTTACAATACGCTAACTAAACTCATTAACAATCAGCAGGTAAAGGGAGGCGCGACCGCCTTAGTAACTGTTGATATCGATAATTTCCATGGCTTCAATCAGCGTATGGGAAACGCGGCTGGTGACAGCATCATTCGTAGCCTCTGCCATCGCTTATTGATCTGCGCACTCAATAACCCCGTTTATCGGATTGGCGGCGATGAGTTCGCTATTATTTTGGATGTTAACGATAAAACGCAAACAACCGCCGAAATTCAAAAGCTTATCAGCTCGCTAATCGATACCCTTCGCCCAGCGTTCCAACTTCATGGTGAAGAGCATATTTTAGGGGTTAGTATTGGCGTTTCTGTCGCGCCCAAACACGGGAAAAACCCCGACACCTTACTGAACCACGCCAACCAAGCGAGAGCCCGAGCTAAACACAAACACGGTTGTAGCTACTCAATATACGAGCCTAAAAAAGATCCTAAGCCCGTGTTCGACGGCCTTATCGAATCGGACTTGTGGGCCGCATTAAAATACGAGCAGTTTGCTCTTTATTATCAACCAAGAGTTGATCTTCAAACCGGTGCAGTGGTTGGCGCTGAAGCACTCATGCGCTGGCACCATCCCAGCCATGGGCTTATTATGCCTACAGATTTCATCCCTCTCTCCGAAAAAACAGGCCAAATAGTACCGATGGGGTTTTGGGCAATCCAACAAGCAGGGCGGGACTTAAAAACGCTGGAGAAAGCAGGGTGCTACCTAGATAAATTAGGGATCAACTTATCGTTTCGCCAATTTCAAAATGATTACCTAGCACGCACCATCCAGCGCATTATTGCTCGCGATAATATTGATACCCAAGTTCTTGAATTTGAACTAACCGAATCATCTCTGTTTAGTAATGATGAACATGTTCGTCACAGCATCGAAGAGCTGTGCAAAACAGGGATTGAGTTCTCGCTAGATGACTTTGGAACAGGCTATTCCTCTTTTGCTTTACTGCAAAAACTACCGGTTAGTACACTTAAAATCGATCGCTCCTTTATTGCCAACTTGCCGCATAATAACGATGATGTAGAAATAGTCCGCGCGATAATTTCCTTAGCGCACAACTTAAGCATGACGGTTATTGCCGAAGGCGTTGAAACCAAAGAACAGCTCGATTGTTTAAAGGCTCATCAATGCGATCAGGTTCAAGGTTTCTACTACAGCCAACCGGTAACACTGCCTCACCTAATCTCTATGATTAACGGCCGTTCGATAGCCCTTCTCTAA
- a CDS encoding YifB family Mg chelatase-like AAA ATPase, whose protein sequence is MSLAIVHTRAQLGVVAPAVTVETHMSPGLPALNLVGLPEAAVRESRERVRSAILNAGYEFPQRRITINLAPADLPKDGGRFDLAIAVGILAASGQIPTDNLHKVELLGELALSGDLRAVTGVLPAAVACKKAGRALLIPNENRQEARLVRELKVRVADHLLDVCAAFSGQKKLEAVEPQVEMPLHSIQRHDLSDVKGQVQAKRALEIAAAGGHNLLMSGVPGSGKSMLAARLPSLLPTLNEDERLEAAAIYSVAGLPVDNICQGVRPFRAPHHTASPAALVGGGSHPRPGEISLAHQGVLFLDEMPEFSRKVLEVMREPLETGQILISRASRQTEFPARFQLIGAMNPCPCGYAGDPSGRCRCTPDQVRRYQDKLSGPLLDRIDLFVNVAALPADTLLRLDGQPSESSAQVAERVSQALARQYERQGCRNNVLEAKQLDAICDLSDSSRDTLAGAAGRFGLSARACHRVLKVARTIADLKGDVAVGRPAIMEALGFREGLSNGR, encoded by the coding sequence ATGTCCCTAGCTATTGTTCATACCCGTGCTCAGTTGGGCGTTGTTGCCCCAGCGGTCACCGTTGAAACTCATATGTCGCCTGGGTTGCCAGCGCTTAACTTGGTTGGTTTGCCAGAAGCGGCCGTTCGTGAGAGCCGAGAGCGTGTGCGTAGCGCTATTCTCAATGCTGGATATGAGTTCCCCCAACGACGAATTACTATAAATTTGGCGCCTGCCGATTTACCTAAAGATGGGGGGCGGTTCGACCTTGCTATTGCAGTTGGTATCTTGGCTGCTTCGGGACAGATACCGACAGACAATCTGCACAAGGTTGAATTACTCGGTGAGCTGGCGTTATCGGGTGATTTACGTGCTGTGACCGGCGTATTACCAGCGGCCGTTGCGTGTAAAAAAGCAGGACGTGCTTTACTGATCCCTAATGAAAATCGACAAGAAGCCCGCTTGGTTCGCGAGTTAAAAGTTCGTGTAGCCGATCATCTTTTGGATGTCTGTGCCGCTTTCTCTGGACAAAAAAAGCTAGAGGCCGTGGAACCTCAAGTTGAAATGCCTTTACATTCAATTCAACGACACGACCTGAGTGATGTGAAAGGGCAAGTGCAGGCAAAGCGAGCTTTAGAAATAGCGGCGGCGGGTGGACATAATCTATTAATGAGCGGTGTGCCGGGAAGTGGTAAAAGTATGCTGGCGGCGCGCTTACCAAGCTTGTTGCCTACATTAAATGAAGATGAGCGCTTAGAAGCTGCCGCCATTTATTCGGTTGCTGGGCTGCCTGTGGATAATATTTGCCAAGGGGTGCGTCCCTTTAGAGCGCCACACCATACGGCATCACCAGCGGCGCTCGTTGGGGGCGGTAGCCATCCACGCCCGGGGGAAATATCGCTTGCGCATCAAGGGGTTCTTTTCTTGGATGAAATGCCCGAGTTTTCACGCAAGGTGCTAGAAGTTATGCGTGAGCCTTTAGAAACAGGCCAAATTTTAATCTCTAGAGCCTCCCGTCAAACAGAGTTCCCCGCACGTTTTCAGTTAATTGGCGCAATGAATCCCTGCCCCTGCGGCTATGCCGGTGATCCATCCGGACGATGTCGATGCACACCGGATCAAGTCAGACGTTATCAAGACAAACTATCTGGACCGTTGCTAGACCGTATCGACTTGTTTGTGAATGTCGCTGCGTTGCCGGCTGACACCTTGTTGCGTTTGGATGGACAGCCATCAGAGTCCAGTGCACAGGTGGCTGAAAGGGTTTCGCAAGCGTTGGCTCGTCAGTACGAGCGCCAGGGGTGTCGTAATAATGTATTGGAAGCTAAGCAGCTGGATGCCATTTGCGATTTATCCGACAGCTCACGGGATACATTAGCTGGAGCTGCCGGTCGGTTCGGTTTGTCGGCGCGTGCATGCCATCGTGTATTGAAAGTGGCGCGAACTATTGCGGATTTAAAAGGCGATGTTGCAGTGGGACGGCCAGCCATTATGGAGGCGCTTGGCTTTAGAGAAGGGCTATCGAACGGCCGTTAA
- a CDS encoding diguanylate cyclase domain-containing protein: MAKLLAWLQSPGLYARVNDAFAHMLSRTRDEIEGKAVADIHPDQAAEILSMMERGAEEGLGELSEPIILPVTPAVSLSCRLICTPQGDHWLMVAEPIYQTGHYSLGDLNDTEQVPRLKTSLDYVISQARLDNEHIALVKLSVERFNWLQETLGEQAAEQVMSDVAERIQVGLRRYDTLYRIRNDRLLIQLRHVGCAEEALRVANRLNELLAYAVRVDRREIHLSTAVGIALAPLQANDAGELMGAVSQALKTAQRSQGAGVRLYDPTRQRKALTVDDFARLIKPDYEQMAIGFRPVYGVSSHRIEVAQLTPLFKGVPCLGSNESLLAPFFEGEGGWQTYLTWLFGQLELPLARLAQHTKFQGVVITLGAEIVELPGFIEFMAQRIHLPKSLRTHVIIEFDAIETRDHEGVLFDIEALGYRIALNRLSDYLPPIQQLKELEPSLLKLDAELVEDMVSNLARRRQLEKIADIAADLDIPLGAEGVQSAGLRMQLTHQGVSYMQGDYFGRLLSSEMLQEQLILENM, translated from the coding sequence ATGGCAAAATTACTTGCATGGCTGCAAAGCCCGGGGTTGTACGCACGAGTTAATGATGCTTTTGCCCACATGTTGTCGCGCACCCGTGATGAAATAGAAGGGAAAGCGGTAGCCGATATTCATCCAGATCAAGCGGCTGAGATCCTCTCTATGATGGAGCGGGGGGCAGAGGAAGGACTCGGTGAGTTAAGTGAGCCTATCATCCTACCAGTAACCCCTGCGGTTTCGTTAAGCTGTCGCTTGATATGTACGCCTCAGGGTGATCATTGGCTGATGGTTGCCGAACCGATATACCAAACTGGGCATTATTCGCTAGGTGATTTAAACGATACCGAGCAAGTGCCTCGTTTGAAGACATCGTTAGATTATGTGATCTCTCAGGCTCGGTTGGATAATGAGCATATCGCATTGGTCAAACTATCGGTGGAGCGCTTTAACTGGCTGCAAGAAACGTTAGGCGAACAGGCGGCCGAGCAAGTCATGAGTGATGTGGCCGAGCGTATCCAAGTTGGGCTGCGTCGTTATGACACATTATACCGAATTCGTAATGACCGATTATTGATTCAGTTGCGTCATGTCGGTTGTGCTGAGGAGGCCTTACGGGTGGCAAATCGCTTAAACGAGCTGCTGGCGTATGCGGTTCGTGTTGATCGTCGCGAAATACACCTGTCTACGGCTGTCGGTATTGCCCTCGCTCCATTGCAAGCAAATGATGCTGGAGAGCTGATGGGCGCCGTGAGTCAAGCGCTGAAAACCGCTCAGCGAAGTCAGGGTGCAGGTGTGCGCTTGTACGATCCGACTCGCCAGCGCAAAGCACTGACCGTCGATGATTTTGCTCGGTTGATAAAACCTGATTATGAGCAAATGGCGATAGGCTTTCGCCCCGTTTATGGCGTTAGTAGCCACCGTATAGAAGTAGCCCAGTTAACTCCTTTGTTTAAAGGTGTACCTTGCTTGGGTAGTAATGAATCGTTATTGGCCCCTTTCTTTGAAGGTGAAGGTGGGTGGCAAACGTACTTAACATGGCTGTTTGGACAGTTAGAGCTACCATTAGCCCGTTTGGCTCAACACACGAAGTTTCAGGGGGTGGTTATCACGCTGGGAGCTGAAATTGTTGAGTTGCCAGGCTTTATTGAGTTTATGGCGCAACGTATCCATCTCCCAAAATCGTTACGTACTCATGTGATAATCGAGTTTGATGCGATAGAAACCCGCGACCATGAAGGCGTTTTGTTCGATATTGAGGCACTGGGTTATCGCATAGCACTAAACCGCTTGAGTGATTACTTACCTCCCATTCAACAACTGAAAGAGCTGGAGCCATCCTTATTAAAGCTAGATGCAGAGCTTGTTGAAGACATGGTCTCCAATTTGGCTCGCCGGCGTCAGCTTGAAAAAATAGCGGATATAGCCGCGGATTTGGACATTCCGTTAGGGGCAGAGGGGGTTCAGTCAGCGGGGTTGCGCATGCAGCTCACTCACCAAGGGGTTAGCTATATGCAGGGTGATTATTTCGGGCGCCTATTAAGTAGCGAAATGCTCCAAGAACAACTTATCCTTGAGAATATGTGA
- a CDS encoding accessory factor UbiK family protein: MNEKLIDNLSSQFSQMLNTFNNGAELPGQQQMRALLQSALSKMDLVTREEFDAQSAVLARTREKVDALEKVVAEIQAQLESGSDTSTEK; encoded by the coding sequence ATGAATGAAAAGCTAATAGATAACCTCTCATCCCAGTTTAGCCAAATGCTAAACACGTTCAATAATGGTGCAGAATTGCCGGGGCAGCAGCAGATGCGTGCACTATTACAGTCAGCCTTATCAAAAATGGACTTAGTAACGCGTGAAGAGTTTGATGCGCAATCAGCGGTGCTTGCGCGTACACGCGAAAAAGTTGATGCTTTAGAAAAGGTGGTAGCTGAAATACAAGCCCAGCTAGAGAGCGGCAGCGACACAAGTACGGAGAAATAA
- the glnK gene encoding P-II family nitrogen regulator, with the protein MKLISAIIKPFKLDDVREALSEIGVQGITVTEVKGFGRQKGHTELYRGAEYVVDFLPKVRVDAAVADDIADQVVDAISQAAQTGKIGDGKIFVMPLEQVVRIRTGETGDDAL; encoded by the coding sequence ATGAAACTCATTTCGGCAATTATCAAGCCATTCAAGTTGGATGATGTGCGCGAAGCACTGTCTGAAATCGGTGTGCAGGGTATTACAGTGACAGAAGTTAAAGGCTTCGGTCGCCAGAAAGGTCACACAGAACTGTACCGCGGTGCAGAATACGTTGTGGATTTTCTACCAAAAGTACGTGTTGACGCAGCCGTAGCTGATGATATCGCTGATCAAGTGGTTGACGCTATCAGCCAAGCTGCTCAAACCGGAAAAATTGGCGATGGCAAAATTTTCGTTATGCCGCTTGAACAAGTCGTACGAATTCGTACCGGCGAAACTGGCGATGACGCACTGTAA